TCAAGCTCGGCCGGCCGCAGTTCCCCATCGGCCGTGACGGTCGCCATCAGGGCCTGCACCAGGGCCTGCTTGGCTTCGGGCGACAGTTCATCCAGCCGCGGCAGCACCTTGTCCATGGTTTCGATCCAGTCGTGCACGGCGGGCAGCGCACCGGCGTCCTCGTTAAAGGCCGCTTTGTACCCCGCGGCCCAGGCCTGTGCCGCGGCATCGGCATCTTCGGGCGCGCCGTGCCAGGCCAGCACCGCAATGAGCTCGCGAACCGGCCCGGACAACCGGCCCAGTGATTTGCGCCCAGCCGCGCGCACCCTGTGCGGATTGGTCGACTCCCACAGGTACTGGCGCACCAGTCGGGTCATCAGGTATTCGAACACGTCGATATGCCCATCCACCCGGATCACGCGGTCGATCGCCTCCAGCAGCTTTTGCACGCGTGAGGCCGGGTGGCGCCGCAGCAATGGCAGGGCCGTTTCGAGCAGCGGCAGGCGCTGCGCCGGCTGGGGCAGACCCGACGCACGAATCAGGTGTTGCACGCCGGCCTCGGTATCAGCGCCCATGACCTGGGCGATGGCCAGCAGCTGGTCTTCGCGTGAACGCGCGTCGTCGTGCAAAAGGCTGTACAGCAACATCGCCGGTGCGTGGTCAGGTGAATGCGCGGCCGCTTCCAGCGGTTCCGGCAGGCTCGCCGCCACGGTCGCGGCCATCAGCAGGCGGCTGAAATCCGGGTTGCCGATCTGGTCGATGATGCGACCGGCATCAAACGGACCGGGCTCGGCGGTACTGGCGGCCTGCTCGCGTGCGGCGATCTCGGCCTGGCGCTCCGTCTCGCGCTGGATGCGTTTGGCCAGGGTTGTCAGCTCCTCGGGCTGGAAGCCCGGCTCGACGCGGGCAATACGTTCCATCAGGGGCGGGTGGGTGGCGAACAGGTGTGACACGCGACCCTGGCCGAACAGCATGTGGCCGACCTCCTCGGTGTCGACCTGGAGCTGGGAGCCACCGCTGTAAACCGCGATCTTCTTCAACGCGCCGCCGATGCCATTGGGGTCACGGGTGAACTGCACCGCCGAGGCATCGGCCAGGTACTCCCGTGATCGCGACACCGAAGCCTTGATCCAGCGGCCGAAGAACATGCCGATCCAGCCCACCACGGCCAGGACCACGGCGATAACCAGGATGGGCGCGCCGTTGCGATCGCGGCTGCTGCCCAGGTAACGGCCGTGATAGAGCACTTTGCGGCCGATCAACGACAGCAACAGGATGCCGAACAGCACCCCCATCAGGCGGATATTCAAGCGCATGTCGCCATTCAGGATGTGGCTGAACTCGTGCGCGATCACGCCCTGCAGTTCGCTGCGGTCGAGCTTCTCCAGGGTGCCGCGGGTCACGGCCACGGCCGCGTCCGCGGGCGAATAGCCGGCGGCAAAGGCGTTGATGCCCTCTTCCTGCTCCAGCACGAACACCTCGGGTACCGGCACACCGGAAGCCAGGGCGATCTCCTCGACCACGTTGATCAGCCGGCGCTTGAGCGGGTCGCGGGTATCGGGCTCGATGGGTGTGCCACCCAGCTGCCGGGCGACGTCTCCGCCACCACCGCGCAGGGAAATGGTCTTGAACAGGCTGGCGAAACCGATCACCGCGCCCGTGGCCATGCTGGTCGCACCCAGCAGGGGCGCATTCTGGCGCAGGCCCTGGGCAGAAAACGGACTGACGCCCTGTTCCAGCGAGGTGAATCCGAAGGCCAGCATCAGCGCCAGGTCGACGGCGGCGATGATGGCCAGCACGGCCAGGATGAACAGGAACACCAGCCAGCGGGTATGCCGCCGCGAACGGTCCTGGTGTTCGAAGAAATTCACGTCATGCCCCGGTCAGGCATCCCCCCTGTCGCCGGCCCGAAGTCAGAATTCGACCTTGGGCACCTCGCGCTTGGCCTCGTCCTCGATCTCCAGCAGTTCCGCCGGGCCGAAGTTGAACCAGCCAGCGAAGAAGTTGTTGGGGAAGGACTCGCGCAGCGTGTTGTAGCTCATCACCGAATCGTTGTAGGCCTGGCGGGCGAAGGCCACCTTGTTCTCCGTGGTGGTCAGTTCCTCGGAGAGCTGCATCATGTTCTCGTTGGCTTTCAGGTCCGGGTAGGCCTCGGACAGCGCGAAAAGGCGACCCAGGGCGCCGGAAAGGCCCTGCTCGGCCGCGGCCAGCTGTTTCATCGCCTCGGGGTCACTGGGGTCGGCAGCCGCCTGCTTCAGGCCGGCCACGGCCGTGTTGCGGGCGTTGATCACGGCCTCGAGCGTCTCGCGCTCGTGGCTCATATAGCCCTTGGCGGTCTCGACCAGGTTGGGTATCAGGTCATGACGGCGGGTGAGCTGCACATCGATCTGCGCGAACGCGTTCTTGTAGCGATTGCGACTCGCCACCAGGCGGTTGTAGATCGAAATCGCGAACACCACCGCCGCGCCGACCAGCAACAACAGAATCCAGCCCATATCCTTAACTCCCCTACCGTCAGGTCAATGTTCCAAGCATAGCAAAATGGGACGGCCAGAATACGTGCCGCAAGTCACCGGGCGCGACGCCTGGCGCGGAGGCGCGTAACGGTGTCCCCGGACTCGCTGTGAATACGTCCCTGTACGCTCATCGGCGGCATCCCTGCCGCCGAAGGTCCGGGGACACCGCTACCCACCTCCGCTCGTGTCACGCGGAGATTGGCTGGTGAAAGCCGCAGGTTCGCACCGCCTGCGCACGAGTTAGCCGCTGATGGGGCGTCACGCTTGCGGGGTTGGGTTGCCCGTGTACCGGGCCTTCGGCGGCAGGGATGCCGCCGATGAGCGATCCAGGGATGGACTTGAGCGCGCCCGGTACGCGGGAAACCCATCCCCGCAACCCGCGACGCGGCCCGTCAGCGCGAGAGTTTGGCCCAGGTGTCGCGAAGGGTCACGGTGCGATTGAAGACGGGCTTCTCCGCCGTGCTGTCATCATCCGGGGTGAAGTAACCGTTGCGCTCGAACTGGCGGTAGGCGGGGCCACCGCCTTCGAGGGCAGCGGGCTCGACCCAGGCCGTGTCGATGACGGTCAGCGACTCCGGGTTCAGGTGCTCGAGGAAGTCGGTGTCCTTGTCGGCCAGCGGGTTCGGCACGTTGAACAGGCGGTCGTACAGGCGCACCTCGGCGGCGACCGCGTGCTTCGCGGATACCCAGTGGATGGTGCCCTTGACCTTGCGATTGGCGCCTGGCATGCCGCTGCGGGTGTCGGGGTCGAACTCGCAGTGCAGTTCGGTCACTTCGCCGGCGTCGTTCTTGATCACGTCCACGCACTTGATAATGAAGGCGTTGCGCAGGCGCACCTCGCCGTCCGGCTTCAGGCGGAAGTACTTGCGCGGCGGCTCTTCCATGAAGTCGTGGCGCTCGATCCACAGTTCCCGCGATAGCGGCACCTGCCGTGTGCCCATGGACTCATCCTTGGGGTGCAGCGCGGCCTCGAGGAACTCTTCCTCGCCCTCGGGGTAATTCAGCAGCACAACCTTGATGGGGTCCAGCACGGCCATGGCGCGTGGGGCGCGGTCGTTCAGGTCGTTGCGGATGGCGTTCTCGAGCACGCCCATGTCGATGATGGACTCGGACTTGCTCACGCCCATCTCGCCCCAGAAGGCGCGGATGGATTCCGGCGTATAGCCGCGGCGGCGCAGGCCGGCAATGGTCGGCATGCGCGGGTCGTCCCAGCCGTTCACGTGATCTTCTTCGACCAGCTGGCGCAGCTTGCGCTTGCTCATCACCGTGTAGTTCAGGTTGCCGCGCGCGAACTCGATCTGGCGCGGCTGGCTGGGTGCCGGGATGTGCTTCAGGTACCACTCGTACAGCGGCCGGTGATCTTCAAATTCCAGCGTGCACAGGCTGTGGGTGATGTGCTCGAGCGAATCCGACTGGCCATGCGCCCAGTCATACATCGGGTAGATGTGCCAGGTGTCGCCGGTGCGGTGGTGCGCCGCGTTGATGATGCGGTACAGCACCGGGTCGCGCAGGTTGATGTTGCCGGCGGCCATGTCGATTTTCGCCCGCAGCACGTGCTCGCCATCGGCAAACTCGCCGGCCGCCATGCGCTCGAACAGGTTGCGGTTCTCGGCCACGGGCCGGTCGCGGTACGGGCTGTGGGTGCCCGGCTCGGTCAGCGTGCCGCGCTGGGCGCGGATGGTGTCGGCATCCTGGCTGTCGACATAGGCCAGGCCTTCATCAATCAAATGCAGGGCCCACTCGTACAGCTGCCCGAAGTAGTCCGAGGCGTGGTGCAGCGCGTCCCACTCGAAACCCAGCCAGCGCACGTCGTTCATGATCGACTGCGCGAAGTCCTCGTTTTCCTTCAGCGGGTTGGTGTCATCGAAGCGCAGGTGCGTGCGACCGCCGAACTCGTCGGCCAGGCCGAAGTTCAGGCAGATCGACTTGGCGTGACCGATATGCAGGAAACCATTCGGTTCCGGCGGGAACCGGGTGACAATGGATTCATGTTTGCCGCTGTCGAGATCGTCGATCACGATGTTGCGGATGAAGTTGGTATTCTGGGTGGGTTGTTCCATGCTGGATATCGCAGTTGCTGCCGGGTCTTTGCCAACCCGGTGGTCGAAGCGGTAAATTCTATCGCAATCCGCGCCGCGGCCACCATGAAAGCGGCGCGCCAGAACCATAAAACCAGAACGCACGCACACCGGGAAGTCCACTCATGTCCGAAAAGAAGAAGGCCAGTCTTACCACGCGCATCCTCATCGCCATGATCCTCGGCGCCATCGTCGGCGGGATCATCGGTGCGATGGGCAACCCTGACTGGGCCACGATCTGGCTGACCGAGGGCATTTTCCGGGTCGTCGGCCAGGTGTTCATCTCGCTGCTGCAGATGCTGGTGGTGCCGCTGGTGTTCGTGTCACTGGTCTGTGGCTCTTCGGCCCTGTCGGACCCCAAGGTGCTGGGCCGGGTGGGCGGCAAGACCATCGCGCTCTACCTGCTGACCACCGGAATCGCGGTCACGCTGGCGCTGGGCGCCGCGCTGCTCTTCAAGCCGGGAGTCGGTGTCGAAGCCGCGGCGGCCACGCCGGCCAGCATCGCCGCCGGCTCACCCTTCACCCAGGTCCTGATCGACATGGTGCCGAAGAACCCGGTCGCCGCCATGGCCCAGGGGCAGATGTTGCCGATCATCCTGTTCTCGGTGCTGCTGGGCATTGCCATCACGCTCAGCGGCGCGCGTGGCCAGCGCATCGGCGCCTGGTTCAATGACATGAACGAAGTGATCATGAAACTGGTGGGGCTGGTCATGCGTTTCGCGCCTTACGGCGTGTTCGCGCTGATCGCCATCCTGGCCGCCACCAGCGATTTCGCGGAACTGAAGAAGCTTGGCAAGTACGTACTGCTGGTCTTCGCCGTGCTGTTTGTCCACGCGCTGGTGGTCTACCCGACCCTGCTCGTGCTGGTCGGCCGCCTGAACCCGTGGATGTTCCTGTACAAGATGCGCGCGGCCATGCTGTTCGCGTTCTCCACGGCCTCCAGCAACGCCACCCTGCCGATCACGCTGGAAACCGTCCGCAAGCGCCTGGGCGTCAGCAACAAGGTCGCCTCGTTCACCGTGCCGCTGGGCGCGACCATCAACATGGATGGCACCGCCATCATGCAGGGCATCGCCACCGGCTTTATCGCCCAGTTTTACGGCATCGAGCTGGGCGCTGGCCAGTTCCTGATGGTCGTGGTGATGGTCATCCTGGCCTCCATCGGCACCGCCGGCGTCCCCAGCGTGGGCCTGATCGTACTGGCCGGCGTACTGTCCCAGGTGGGCCTGCCCGCCGAGGGCATCGCCATGATCCTGGGCATCGACCGCGTGCTGGACATGACCCGTACCGCGGTCAACATCACCGGCGACGCCACCGTTACCACGCTGGTGGCCAAGAGCGAAGGCGAGCTCGACCTGGACGTGTTCAACGACCCCGAAGCCGGCGCGGATTTCGAAAGCGCCACCGATGAAGCCGAGGCACCGCCAGAACGCCATTAAGGACCACACCCCAAGGGATATGATCCATATACAGACCATGTGAGCGGATTATGGTCTATTTATGGGTCATTATGCATTGACTGACCCCGACTGGACTGGTAATTTGGTTCATATGGCGTCCATAAGGCCGCCATATGACCCATATAAAGACCAGTGCTGGCAATGCCAAAGTCCATTAAACGCACCTATTCAAGATACAGCCGCGATGCCACCGCGTTGCTTGGCGGATTGATCCGTGCGGCCCGCAAGGAACGCAAACTGACCGCGCAGGAGCTGGCTGACCGCGCGGGAATTTCCAGGGGCCTGCTGCAGCGCATTGAGAAGGGCGACCTCAAGTGCGAAATCGGCGCTGTCTTTGAAGTGGCCACCCTCGTCGGCGTAAGACTCTTTGATTCCGACGAGCCCACGCTTGCCAGGCACCTGGGCCAGACCAGGGACAAACTGGCCCTGCTGCCGAAATCCGTCCGCAAGAAGCGCGCAACGGTGCAGGATGACTTCTAGTGACTACAGGGAGGCATATGTCTGGATCTGGCTACCGGACGAGACCAGGCCCGTCGTCGCCGGAAGACTGGAAGCCGACAACGGCAATATCCAGTTCAACTACGGCAGAAGCTACCTTGAGCGAGTAGGCGACCCGCCCGAAGCCATACCCATTTACGAACCCGAGTTGCCGTTGCGGGCCGGAGCACTGCCACTCCCCGAAGGTTTGACCATGCCCGGCTGTATTCGCGACGCCGCTCCCGATGCATGGGGTCGGCGCGTGATTATCAACCGAATGCTGGGGCCAGGGGCCGCCGGAGTGGATACAGCCGAGCTGGGCGAACTGACCTACCTGCTGGAGTCCGGCTCCGACCGAATCGGCGCGCTGGATTTTCAGCGTTCACCGACTGAGTACGTCCCGCGATCCGCGGACAACGTCAGCATGGAAGAACTGATCGAATCCGCTGACCGGGTTGAGAAAGGCCTGCCGCTGACCCCCGAGCTGGAACAGGCGTTGTTCCACGGCAGCGCCATTGGCGGCGCGCGACCCAAAGCCCTGATCCAGGACAGCGGCAAGAAGTACGTCGCGAAATTTTCTTCCAGCACTGACCTTTACAGCGTCGTAAAAGCAGAATTCATCGCCATGCGGCTGGCGCACATTGCCGGGCTGGATGTCGCACCGGTTAAATTGGTCAGCGCGGCCAACAGGGACGTGCTGCTGATCGAGCGTTTCGACCGTCGGCCCAAAGACGAAACCTGGACACGCAGGGCAATGGTATCCGCGCTGACCCTACTCGGACTGGACGACATGATGGCGCGCTACTCCAGCTACGAAACGCTGGCAGAAATTATCCGTCACCGCTTTACCCACCCAAAAAAAACGCTACGGGAACTGTTCTCCCGGCTGGCCTTCAACATCCTATGCGGCAACACCGATGACCACGCGCGCAACCATGCCGCGTTCTGGGACGGCGCATCATTGACGCTGACCCCCGCCTATGACATTTGCCCTCAAGGCCGTACGGGCAACGAGGCATCACAGGCCATGCTGATATCCGGCCATAACAACCTGAGCCAGCTAAAATCCTGCCTCGAAGCAGCGCATCACTTTCTGCTCTCCGAACACGAGGCCCGCGCCATCTTCACCCACCTGTCAGACACCATCGAAAGCCACTGGCACGCCGTTTGCGCAGAGGCGCAACTCAGCGAAGTCGATAAGAAGCTTTTCTGGAAAAGGCAGTTTCTGAACCCGTTCTCAACCGAGCAATAGGTACCTGCCATGAGAATGCGGGCCGGCCGTTGCCGCCCGAGGCGCTGTCGCGCACCCGGTCGACGTGGTTGAGGGCGTCGTACTCGATATCCACCGTGCGGCTGCCCAGCTTCTTCTGCTTGATGTTGCCCAGTGGG
This genomic window from Marinihelvus fidelis contains:
- a CDS encoding M48 family metallopeptidase; amino-acid sequence: MNFFEHQDRSRRHTRWLVFLFILAVLAIIAAVDLALMLAFGFTSLEQGVSPFSAQGLRQNAPLLGATSMATGAVIGFASLFKTISLRGGGGDVARQLGGTPIEPDTRDPLKRRLINVVEEIALASGVPVPEVFVLEQEEGINAFAAGYSPADAAVAVTRGTLEKLDRSELQGVIAHEFSHILNGDMRLNIRLMGVLFGILLLSLIGRKVLYHGRYLGSSRDRNGAPILVIAVVLAVVGWIGMFFGRWIKASVSRSREYLADASAVQFTRDPNGIGGALKKIAVYSGGSQLQVDTEEVGHMLFGQGRVSHLFATHPPLMERIARVEPGFQPEELTTLAKRIQRETERQAEIAAREQAASTAEPGPFDAGRIIDQIGNPDFSRLLMAATVAASLPEPLEAAAHSPDHAPAMLLYSLLHDDARSREDQLLAIAQVMGADTEAGVQHLIRASGLPQPAQRLPLLETALPLLRRHPASRVQKLLEAIDRVIRVDGHIDVFEYLMTRLVRQYLWESTNPHRVRAAGRKSLGRLSGPVRELIAVLAWHGAPEDADAAAQAWAAGYKAAFNEDAGALPAVHDWIETMDKVLPRLDELSPEAKQALVQALMATVTADGELRPAELELMRATCAAVHVPIPMLAGVMG
- a CDS encoding LemA family protein; translation: MGWILLLLVGAAVVFAISIYNRLVASRNRYKNAFAQIDVQLTRRHDLIPNLVETAKGYMSHERETLEAVINARNTAVAGLKQAAADPSDPEAMKQLAAAEQGLSGALGRLFALSEAYPDLKANENMMQLSEELTTTENKVAFARQAYNDSVMSYNTLRESFPNNFFAGWFNFGPAELLEIEDEAKREVPKVEF
- a CDS encoding glutamine--tRNA ligase/YqeY domain fusion protein, with amino-acid sequence MEQPTQNTNFIRNIVIDDLDSGKHESIVTRFPPEPNGFLHIGHAKSICLNFGLADEFGGRTHLRFDDTNPLKENEDFAQSIMNDVRWLGFEWDALHHASDYFGQLYEWALHLIDEGLAYVDSQDADTIRAQRGTLTEPGTHSPYRDRPVAENRNLFERMAAGEFADGEHVLRAKIDMAAGNINLRDPVLYRIINAAHHRTGDTWHIYPMYDWAHGQSDSLEHITHSLCTLEFEDHRPLYEWYLKHIPAPSQPRQIEFARGNLNYTVMSKRKLRQLVEEDHVNGWDDPRMPTIAGLRRRGYTPESIRAFWGEMGVSKSESIIDMGVLENAIRNDLNDRAPRAMAVLDPIKVVLLNYPEGEEEFLEAALHPKDESMGTRQVPLSRELWIERHDFMEEPPRKYFRLKPDGEVRLRNAFIIKCVDVIKNDAGEVTELHCEFDPDTRSGMPGANRKVKGTIHWVSAKHAVAAEVRLYDRLFNVPNPLADKDTDFLEHLNPESLTVIDTAWVEPAALEGGGPAYRQFERNGYFTPDDDSTAEKPVFNRTVTLRDTWAKLSR
- a CDS encoding dicarboxylate/amino acid:cation symporter encodes the protein MSEKKKASLTTRILIAMILGAIVGGIIGAMGNPDWATIWLTEGIFRVVGQVFISLLQMLVVPLVFVSLVCGSSALSDPKVLGRVGGKTIALYLLTTGIAVTLALGAALLFKPGVGVEAAAATPASIAAGSPFTQVLIDMVPKNPVAAMAQGQMLPIILFSVLLGIAITLSGARGQRIGAWFNDMNEVIMKLVGLVMRFAPYGVFALIAILAATSDFAELKKLGKYVLLVFAVLFVHALVVYPTLLVLVGRLNPWMFLYKMRAAMLFAFSTASSNATLPITLETVRKRLGVSNKVASFTVPLGATINMDGTAIMQGIATGFIAQFYGIELGAGQFLMVVVMVILASIGTAGVPSVGLIVLAGVLSQVGLPAEGIAMILGIDRVLDMTRTAVNITGDATVTTLVAKSEGELDLDVFNDPEAGADFESATDEAEAPPERH
- a CDS encoding helix-turn-helix transcriptional regulator yields the protein MPKSIKRTYSRYSRDATALLGGLIRAARKERKLTAQELADRAGISRGLLQRIEKGDLKCEIGAVFEVATLVGVRLFDSDEPTLARHLGQTRDKLALLPKSVRKKRATVQDDF
- a CDS encoding type II toxin-antitoxin system HipA family toxin, with product MTSSDYREAYVWIWLPDETRPVVAGRLEADNGNIQFNYGRSYLERVGDPPEAIPIYEPELPLRAGALPLPEGLTMPGCIRDAAPDAWGRRVIINRMLGPGAAGVDTAELGELTYLLESGSDRIGALDFQRSPTEYVPRSADNVSMEELIESADRVEKGLPLTPELEQALFHGSAIGGARPKALIQDSGKKYVAKFSSSTDLYSVVKAEFIAMRLAHIAGLDVAPVKLVSAANRDVLLIERFDRRPKDETWTRRAMVSALTLLGLDDMMARYSSYETLAEIIRHRFTHPKKTLRELFSRLAFNILCGNTDDHARNHAAFWDGASLTLTPAYDICPQGRTGNEASQAMLISGHNNLSQLKSCLEAAHHFLLSEHEARAIFTHLSDTIESHWHAVCAEAQLSEVDKKLFWKRQFLNPFSTEQ